One genomic region from Xenopus laevis strain J_2021 chromosome 2L, Xenopus_laevis_v10.1, whole genome shotgun sequence encodes:
- the nxph4.L gene encoding neurexophilin-2, with protein sequence MVLFCWAFLIFCEWFLQKTQCLEGHMSKTLGYLDFGATGMPKNGPYGTTKPHSLYPSRVFSTDPFKSKPPIQSPMNPWEWNKNQTLLSGGMGQRAKRKPSLKSGRTKKIFGWGDFYFNIKTVKFSLLVTGKIVDHINGTFSVYFRHNSSSLGNVSVSIVPPTKVVEFDLLQQSTLDTRETKTFNCRVEYEKTNRALKNKPCLYDPAKSCYMEHTQSHAAWLCAKPFKVICIFISFYSIDYKLVQKVCPDYNFQNENPYFG encoded by the coding sequence acACAATGCTTAGAAGGTCACATGTCAAAAACCTTGGGATATCTTGACTTTGGGGCAACTGGAATGCCAAAGAATGGACCATATGGCACAACCAAGCCTCATTCCCTTTATCCATCCAGAGTCTTTTCTACAGACCCATTCAAATCAAAGCCCCCTATTCAGTCTCCTATGAATCCATGGGAATGGAATAAAAACCAAACACTTCTAAGCGGGGGAATGGGCCAGAGAGCTAAACGTAAGCCTTCACTGAAGAGCGGAAGAACCAAGAAGATATTTGGCTGGGGGGACTTCTATTTTAACATAAAAACTGTCAAGTTTAGCCTGCTTGTGACAGGGAAGATTGTGGACCATATTAATGGGACGTTTAGTGTTTACTTCCGCCATAATTCCTCTAGCCTTGGCAATGTGTCTGTAAGCATTGTACCTCCTACCAAGGTGGTAGAATTCGACCTTCTTCAACAGTCTACCTTAGATACTAGAGAAACCAAGACTTTCAATTGTAGGGTGGAATATGAAAAAACCAACAGAGCCTTGAAGAACAAACCATGCCTTTATGACCCCGCAAAATCCTGCTATATGGAGCACACTCAAAGTCATGCTGCTTGGCTGTGTGCTAAACCCTTCAAGGTTATCTGCATCTTTATCTCCTTCTACAGCATTGACTACAAGCTGGTGCAGAAGGTGTGCCCGGATTACAACTTCCAGAATGAGAATCCCTACTTTGGTTGA